A window of Chaetodon auriga isolate fChaAug3 chromosome 2, fChaAug3.hap1, whole genome shotgun sequence contains these coding sequences:
- the agtrap gene encoding type-1 angiotensin II receptor-associated protein: MEIPAINLKAIVLVHWLLTIWGCMAWLPTSFAWGNFSVLAVGVWAIAQRDSIDAVLMFLMGMVVTILTDIIHFGIYYPLNDLSADRGRDVFRFSAGMAILSLLLKPVSCFFVYQMYRERGGDYNVNFGFPSVSRSRDDYQSIDQQDEPSGPANPFNQAQDSKPGVRTY, encoded by the exons ATGGAAATCCCTGCCATAAATCTAAAG GCCATAGTACTGGTGCACTGGCTGCTGACAATATG ggGCTGCATGGCGTGGCTGCCCACCTCCTTTGCTTGGGGGAACTTCAGTGTTTTAGCTGTTGGGGTCTGGGCCATTGCACAGAGGGACTCGATCGATGCCGTGCTCATG TTTCTGATGGGGATGGTCGTGACGATATTGACCGACATCATCCATTTCGGGATCTATTACCCGCTGAATGACCTCTCAGCAGACAGGGGAAGGGACGTGTTTCGCTTCAGCGCAGGAATggccatcctcagcctgctgctcaaGCCCGTGTCCTGCTTCTTTGTCTACCAAATGTACCGCGAACGTGGAGGAGATTACAACGTTAACTTTG GTTTCCCCTCTGTGTCACGAAGCAGAGATGACTACCAGTCCATTGACCAGCAGGATGAGCCGTCCGGCCCGGCGAACCCCTTCAACCAGGCCCAGGACAGCAAACCAGGAGTCCGCACATACTGA